From the genome of Chelonoidis abingdonii isolate Lonesome George chromosome 25, CheloAbing_2.0, whole genome shotgun sequence, one region includes:
- the MAP3K6 gene encoding mitogen-activated protein kinase kinase kinase 6 isoform X2, with protein MAGESRLAERAGSYWQDPLAMAIAPGKPLAGPQARRGSSCSRSRALSVVCVLNQGSGESLPLRCLRDACREARAELQTVPFGTLALGDPGPLDRFYNADVAVVEVSNSLCQPSLFYHLGVRESFSMTNNILLCCHTDLPDLQALKEDICQKNSDCSGTYTFIPYVVTAQNKVLCCDASTMKCLTELFQPSFNVEAFFTPLVGRLTKLLEATPTNSCGYFRETIRQDIRKAREMYSGEQLSRELANIQQRLDSVELLSLDIVMNLLLSYRDVQDYDAIIRLVETLQALPTCDVAEQHNIRFHYTFALERYSKAFDTEPSLHSGINSAVLLIAAGHQFETSVQLRQIGVKLSCLLSNKGSVEKMQHYWDVGFYLGSWILANDLSKVIRASEKLYKLNAPVWYLASVMETFLLYKHFKTCPEIKTPKQEQADFWMSFLLASCQPFVSTECCPVLILELTKILQPAQLTVRNCEAEKSMTLCHICPTEETGISSWTFPASSIRGISISKCDERCCFLYVLHTVEDFQLYFPTQHHCQWFCKLIHSFVAELAVVGEEAGNGLDEDLEYDYEYTETGDRVILGKGTYGVVYAGRDLSNQVRIAIKEIPERDSRYSQPLHEEIALHKRLRHRNIVQYLGSISQDGFIKIFMEEVPGGSLSSLLRSKWGPLKDNEPTIVFYTKQILEGLRYLHDNQIVHRDIKGDNVLINTYSGVLKISDFGTSKRLAGMSPCAETFTGTLQYMAPEIIDQGPRGYGKPADIWSLGCTIIEMATGNPPFYELGSPQAAMFKVGMFKMHPEVPDSMSGAAKTFILRCFEVDPDKRAPAAALLQEPFLTAPGRRKARSQAVPAAEGGAPGAASSPAPAAEGASEARNPSLPFQAPRTAAKSNSSSPVHISSEVAQRRSYLGTAEEPAGVDCSSSPVPEESGGMFLLKKDSERRATLHQILTEEQPSIVAALEEAQSQSWDGGRLSSEHIAQLVSCLKSYIRSPSRRQLSQDLLGLQAPLRAEGLSLHHVQVPLFCFQDTVKQLLRQHQIKPHWMFALDNLMGQAVQAAFTILMTELPVKPQRLLGKAHEGGIEEEVEEDPEVQGAPPPPSQPSVGRGSMETPSSGVGSSTSTDLGFHTAPVDSLPLLVELSRLRAETSRLLEAWLEKEREWQRQLRRALQAAEQEARALQGFKPLALATRPQGPQQGAVDALLVDWLQSHGADEHATETFLQHGFTLPDLLTCATHDDLRYTGIRGGLVCRLWRAIQEHRKSLLQQEAEREMGQPQPPCGIGLAVP; from the exons ATGTGGCCGTGGTGGAAGTGAGCAACTCCTTGTGCCAGCCCTCGCTCTTCTACCACCTCGGGGTGCGGGAGAGCTTCAGCATGACCAACAACATCCTCTTGTGCTGCCACACCGACCTGCCGGACCTGCAGGCCCTCAAG gagGATATCTGCCAGAAGAACTCA GACTGCAGCGGCACTTACACCTTCATCCCCTACGTGGTGACGGCCCAGAACAAAGTCCTGTGCTGCGACGCCAGCACCATGAAGTGCCTGACTGAGCTCTTCCAGCCCAGTTTCAACGTGGAGGCCTTCTTCACCCCCCTGGTGGGGCGGCTCACCAAGCTGCTGGAGGCCacccccaccaactcctg CGGCTATTTCCGGGAGACAATCCGCCAGGACATCCGCAAGGCCCGGGAGATGTACAGTGGGGAGCAGCTGAGCCGGGAGCTGGCCAACATCCAGCAGCGCCTGGACAGCGTGGAGCTCCTCAGCTTGGACATTGTCATGAACCTTCTCCTGTCCTATCGGGATGTGCAG GACTACGATGCCATCATCAGGCTGGTGGAGACGCTGCAGGCCCTGCCCACCTGCGACGTGGCCGAGCAGCACAACATCCGCTTCCACTACACCTTCGCCCTTGAAAG GTACAGCAAAGCCTTTGACACGGAGCCAAGCCTCCACTCTGGGATTAACTCTGCTGTCCTGCTCATAGCAGCTGGGCACCAGTTCGAAACCTCCGTGCAGCTCCGGCAAATAG gcgtCAAGCTGAGCTGCCTGCTGAGCAATAAGGGCAGCGTGGAGAAGATGCAGCATTACTGGGATGTGGGCTTCTACCTGGGCTCCTGGATACTGGCCAACGACCTCAGCAAAGTCATCCGGGCCTCAGAGAAACTCTACAAGCTCAATGCTCCCGTCTG GTACCTGGCCTCCGTCATGGAGACCTTCCTCTTGTACAAACACTTTAAGACCTGCCCGGAGATCAAGACGCCCAAGCAGGAGCAGGCTGACTTCTGGATGAGCTTCCTGCTGGCATCCTGCCAGCCCTTCGTCTCCACAGAGTGCTGCCCG gTGCTGATTCTGGAGCTGACCAAAatcctgcagccagcccagctgACAGTGCGCAATTGCGAGGCTGAAAAGTCGATGACGCTGTGCCACATCTGCCCCACAGAGGAG ACAGGGATATCCAGCTGGACCTTTCCGGCTTCCTCCATCCGTGGAATCAG CATCTCCAAGTGCGACGAGCGCTGCTGCTTCCTGTATGTGCTGCACACGGTTGAGGACTTCCAGCTGTACTTCCCCACCCAGCACCACTGCCAATG GTTCTGCAAGTTGATTCACTCCTTCGTGGCTGAGCTGGCGgtggtgggtgaggaggcaggcAATGGCCTGGACGAGGACCTGGAG TACGACTACGAATACACAGAGACAGGCGACAGGGTGATCCTGGGCAAGGGGACCTATGGGGTCGTCTACGCCGGGCGGGACCTCAGCAACCAGGTGCGCATCGCCATCAAGGAGATCCCGGAGCGGGATAGCAG GTACTCGCAGCCCCTGCACGAGGAGATCGCCCTGCACAAGCGCCTGCGGCACCGGAACATCGTCCAGTACCTGGGCTCCATCAGCCAGGACGGCTTCATCAAGATCTTCATGGAGGAGGTGCCGGGAG GGAGCCTCTCGTCCCTCCTGCGCTCCAAGTGGGGCCCCCTGAAGGACAATGAGCCCACCATCGTGTTCTATACCAAGCAGATCCTGGAGGGTCTGCGCTACCTGCACGACAACCAAATCGTCCACCGGGACATCAAG GGAGACAACGTCCTTATCAACACCTACAGTGGGGTGCTGAAGATCTCTGACTTCGGGACCTCCAAGAGGCTGGCTGGGATGAGTCCCTGCGCCGAGACCTTCACAG GCACCTTGCAGTACATGGCCCCGGAGATCATTGACCAGGGCCCCCGAGGCTATGGGAAGCCAGCCGATATCTGGTCCTTGGGCTGCACCATCATCGAGATGGCCACAGGCAACCCCCCGTTCTATGAGCTGGGCAGCCCACAGGCCGCCATGTTCAAG GTGGGCATGTTCAAGATGCACCCCGAGGTGCCTGACTCCATGTCGGGGGCAGCCAAGACCTTCATTCTCCGGTGCTTTGAGGTGGATCCGGATAAGCGGGCGCCTGCCGCAGCCCTGCTCCAGGAGCCCTTTCTGACCGCACCCGGCAGGAGGAAAGCCAGGAGCCAGGCTGTgccagctgcagagggaggcgCACCAGGGGCAG ccagctctcctgcccctgcagcagaGGGGGCCAGCGAGGCCAGGAACCCCTCTTTGCCCTTCCAGGCCCCCAGAACAGCTGCCAAGTCGAACAGCAGCTCGCCCGTCCACATCTCCAGCGAGGTGGCCCAGAGACGCAGCTACCTGGG GACTGCTGAGGAACCAGCTGGTGTGgattgcagcagctcccctgtCCCCGAGGAGAGCGGCGGCATGTTCCTGCTGAAGAAAGACAGTGAGCGCAGGGCCACCCTGCACCAGATCCTGACGGAGGAGCAGCCCAGCATTGTGGCCGCCTTGGAGGAGGCCCAGAGCCAG AGCTGGGACGGGGGGAGGCTGTCCTCGGAGCACATCGCCCAGCTGGTGTCCTGCCTCAAGAGCTACATCCGCTCCCCcagccgccggcagctcagccagGACCTGCTGGGGCTCCAGGCCCCGCTGCGGGCGGAGGGCCTGAGCCTTCACCATGTGCAGGTGCCACTCTTCTGCTTCCAGGACACG GTGAAGCAGCTCCTACGGCAGCACCAGATCAAGCCGCACTGGATGTTCGCCCTGGATAACCTCATGGGCCAGGCCGTGCAGGCAGCTTTCACCATCCTCATGACAG AACTCCCGGTGAAGCCGCAGCGTCTCCTGGGCAAAGCCCATGAAGGTGGCATcgaagaggaggtggaggaagatCCAGAGGTGCAGGGAGCGCCTCCTCCACCGAGCCAGCCCAGCgtggggaggggcagcatggAGACCCCAAGTTCTGGTGttggcagcagcaccagcaccGACCTGGGCTTCCATACCGCCCCGGTGGACTCCCTGCCACTCCTGGTGGAGCTCAGCCGCCTCCGCGCGGAGACGAGCAG GCTGCTGGAAGCATGGCTGGAGAAGGAGCgggagtggcagaggcagctgcgGAGGGCGCTTCAGGCCGCGGAGCAGGAGGCCAGGGCTCTGCAGGGATTCAAGCCCCTAG CCTTGGCCACGCgcccccaggggccccagcagGGGGCGGTGGACGCCCTCCTCGTTGACTGGTTACAGAGCCACGGAGCAGATGAGCATGCGACTGAGACG TTCCTGCAGCACGGCTTCACCCTGCCTGACCTGCTGACCTGCGCCACCCATGATGACCTGCGCTACACCGGCATCAG AGGGGGGCTGGTGTGCAGGCTGTGGAGAGCCATCCAGGAGCACCGGAAATCCCTCTTGCAGCAAGAAGCCGAGAGAGAGATGGGGCAGCCGCAGCCTCCCTGCGGCATTGGCCTTGCTGTGCCATAA
- the MAP3K6 gene encoding mitogen-activated protein kinase kinase kinase 6 isoform X1, with protein sequence MAGESRLAERAGSYWQDPLAMAIAPGKPLAGPQARRGSSCSRSRALSVVCVLNQGSGESLPLRCLRDACREARAELQTVPFGTLALGDPGPLDRFYNADVAVVEVSNSLCQPSLFYHLGVRESFSMTNNILLCCHTDLPDLQALKEDICQKNSDCSGTYTFIPYVVTAQNKVLCCDASTMKCLTELFQPSFNVEAFFTPLVGRLTKLLEATPTNSCGYFRETIRQDIRKAREMYSGEQLSRELANIQQRLDSVELLSLDIVMNLLLSYRDVQDYDAIIRLVETLQALPTCDVAEQHNIRFHYTFALERRNQPGDREKALSVLLPVVERPEGAAPDLYCMCGRIYKDMFIDSGLTDTEKRDQAYYWYSKAFDTEPSLHSGINSAVLLIAAGHQFETSVQLRQIGVKLSCLLSNKGSVEKMQHYWDVGFYLGSWILANDLSKVIRASEKLYKLNAPVWYLASVMETFLLYKHFKTCPEIKTPKQEQADFWMSFLLASCQPFVSTECCPVLILELTKILQPAQLTVRNCEAEKSMTLCHICPTEETGISSWTFPASSIRGISISKCDERCCFLYVLHTVEDFQLYFPTQHHCQWFCKLIHSFVAELAVVGEEAGNGLDEDLEYDYEYTETGDRVILGKGTYGVVYAGRDLSNQVRIAIKEIPERDSRYSQPLHEEIALHKRLRHRNIVQYLGSISQDGFIKIFMEEVPGGSLSSLLRSKWGPLKDNEPTIVFYTKQILEGLRYLHDNQIVHRDIKGDNVLINTYSGVLKISDFGTSKRLAGMSPCAETFTGTLQYMAPEIIDQGPRGYGKPADIWSLGCTIIEMATGNPPFYELGSPQAAMFKVGMFKMHPEVPDSMSGAAKTFILRCFEVDPDKRAPAAALLQEPFLTAPGRRKARSQAVPAAEGGAPGAASSPAPAAEGASEARNPSLPFQAPRTAAKSNSSSPVHISSEVAQRRSYLGTAEEPAGVDCSSSPVPEESGGMFLLKKDSERRATLHQILTEEQPSIVAALEEAQSQSWDGGRLSSEHIAQLVSCLKSYIRSPSRRQLSQDLLGLQAPLRAEGLSLHHVQVPLFCFQDTVKQLLRQHQIKPHWMFALDNLMGQAVQAAFTILMTELPVKPQRLLGKAHEGGIEEEVEEDPEVQGAPPPPSQPSVGRGSMETPSSGVGSSTSTDLGFHTAPVDSLPLLVELSRLRAETSRLLEAWLEKEREWQRQLRRALQAAEQEARALQGFKPLALATRPQGPQQGAVDALLVDWLQSHGADEHATETFLQHGFTLPDLLTCATHDDLRYTGIRGGLVCRLWRAIQEHRKSLLQQEAEREMGQPQPPCGIGLAVP encoded by the exons ATGTGGCCGTGGTGGAAGTGAGCAACTCCTTGTGCCAGCCCTCGCTCTTCTACCACCTCGGGGTGCGGGAGAGCTTCAGCATGACCAACAACATCCTCTTGTGCTGCCACACCGACCTGCCGGACCTGCAGGCCCTCAAG gagGATATCTGCCAGAAGAACTCA GACTGCAGCGGCACTTACACCTTCATCCCCTACGTGGTGACGGCCCAGAACAAAGTCCTGTGCTGCGACGCCAGCACCATGAAGTGCCTGACTGAGCTCTTCCAGCCCAGTTTCAACGTGGAGGCCTTCTTCACCCCCCTGGTGGGGCGGCTCACCAAGCTGCTGGAGGCCacccccaccaactcctg CGGCTATTTCCGGGAGACAATCCGCCAGGACATCCGCAAGGCCCGGGAGATGTACAGTGGGGAGCAGCTGAGCCGGGAGCTGGCCAACATCCAGCAGCGCCTGGACAGCGTGGAGCTCCTCAGCTTGGACATTGTCATGAACCTTCTCCTGTCCTATCGGGATGTGCAG GACTACGATGCCATCATCAGGCTGGTGGAGACGCTGCAGGCCCTGCCCACCTGCGACGTGGCCGAGCAGCACAACATCCGCTTCCACTACACCTTCGCCCTTGAAAG GCGGAACCAGCCTGGGGACCGGGAGAAGGCCCTCTCTGTGCTCCTGCCCGTGGTGGAGAGGCCAGAAGGGGCGGCTCCTGATCTGTACTGCATGTGTGGCCGCATTTACAAGGACATGTTCATTGACTCCGGCTTGACGGACACGGAGAAAAGGGACCAAGCCTATTACTG GTACAGCAAAGCCTTTGACACGGAGCCAAGCCTCCACTCTGGGATTAACTCTGCTGTCCTGCTCATAGCAGCTGGGCACCAGTTCGAAACCTCCGTGCAGCTCCGGCAAATAG gcgtCAAGCTGAGCTGCCTGCTGAGCAATAAGGGCAGCGTGGAGAAGATGCAGCATTACTGGGATGTGGGCTTCTACCTGGGCTCCTGGATACTGGCCAACGACCTCAGCAAAGTCATCCGGGCCTCAGAGAAACTCTACAAGCTCAATGCTCCCGTCTG GTACCTGGCCTCCGTCATGGAGACCTTCCTCTTGTACAAACACTTTAAGACCTGCCCGGAGATCAAGACGCCCAAGCAGGAGCAGGCTGACTTCTGGATGAGCTTCCTGCTGGCATCCTGCCAGCCCTTCGTCTCCACAGAGTGCTGCCCG gTGCTGATTCTGGAGCTGACCAAAatcctgcagccagcccagctgACAGTGCGCAATTGCGAGGCTGAAAAGTCGATGACGCTGTGCCACATCTGCCCCACAGAGGAG ACAGGGATATCCAGCTGGACCTTTCCGGCTTCCTCCATCCGTGGAATCAG CATCTCCAAGTGCGACGAGCGCTGCTGCTTCCTGTATGTGCTGCACACGGTTGAGGACTTCCAGCTGTACTTCCCCACCCAGCACCACTGCCAATG GTTCTGCAAGTTGATTCACTCCTTCGTGGCTGAGCTGGCGgtggtgggtgaggaggcaggcAATGGCCTGGACGAGGACCTGGAG TACGACTACGAATACACAGAGACAGGCGACAGGGTGATCCTGGGCAAGGGGACCTATGGGGTCGTCTACGCCGGGCGGGACCTCAGCAACCAGGTGCGCATCGCCATCAAGGAGATCCCGGAGCGGGATAGCAG GTACTCGCAGCCCCTGCACGAGGAGATCGCCCTGCACAAGCGCCTGCGGCACCGGAACATCGTCCAGTACCTGGGCTCCATCAGCCAGGACGGCTTCATCAAGATCTTCATGGAGGAGGTGCCGGGAG GGAGCCTCTCGTCCCTCCTGCGCTCCAAGTGGGGCCCCCTGAAGGACAATGAGCCCACCATCGTGTTCTATACCAAGCAGATCCTGGAGGGTCTGCGCTACCTGCACGACAACCAAATCGTCCACCGGGACATCAAG GGAGACAACGTCCTTATCAACACCTACAGTGGGGTGCTGAAGATCTCTGACTTCGGGACCTCCAAGAGGCTGGCTGGGATGAGTCCCTGCGCCGAGACCTTCACAG GCACCTTGCAGTACATGGCCCCGGAGATCATTGACCAGGGCCCCCGAGGCTATGGGAAGCCAGCCGATATCTGGTCCTTGGGCTGCACCATCATCGAGATGGCCACAGGCAACCCCCCGTTCTATGAGCTGGGCAGCCCACAGGCCGCCATGTTCAAG GTGGGCATGTTCAAGATGCACCCCGAGGTGCCTGACTCCATGTCGGGGGCAGCCAAGACCTTCATTCTCCGGTGCTTTGAGGTGGATCCGGATAAGCGGGCGCCTGCCGCAGCCCTGCTCCAGGAGCCCTTTCTGACCGCACCCGGCAGGAGGAAAGCCAGGAGCCAGGCTGTgccagctgcagagggaggcgCACCAGGGGCAG ccagctctcctgcccctgcagcagaGGGGGCCAGCGAGGCCAGGAACCCCTCTTTGCCCTTCCAGGCCCCCAGAACAGCTGCCAAGTCGAACAGCAGCTCGCCCGTCCACATCTCCAGCGAGGTGGCCCAGAGACGCAGCTACCTGGG GACTGCTGAGGAACCAGCTGGTGTGgattgcagcagctcccctgtCCCCGAGGAGAGCGGCGGCATGTTCCTGCTGAAGAAAGACAGTGAGCGCAGGGCCACCCTGCACCAGATCCTGACGGAGGAGCAGCCCAGCATTGTGGCCGCCTTGGAGGAGGCCCAGAGCCAG AGCTGGGACGGGGGGAGGCTGTCCTCGGAGCACATCGCCCAGCTGGTGTCCTGCCTCAAGAGCTACATCCGCTCCCCcagccgccggcagctcagccagGACCTGCTGGGGCTCCAGGCCCCGCTGCGGGCGGAGGGCCTGAGCCTTCACCATGTGCAGGTGCCACTCTTCTGCTTCCAGGACACG GTGAAGCAGCTCCTACGGCAGCACCAGATCAAGCCGCACTGGATGTTCGCCCTGGATAACCTCATGGGCCAGGCCGTGCAGGCAGCTTTCACCATCCTCATGACAG AACTCCCGGTGAAGCCGCAGCGTCTCCTGGGCAAAGCCCATGAAGGTGGCATcgaagaggaggtggaggaagatCCAGAGGTGCAGGGAGCGCCTCCTCCACCGAGCCAGCCCAGCgtggggaggggcagcatggAGACCCCAAGTTCTGGTGttggcagcagcaccagcaccGACCTGGGCTTCCATACCGCCCCGGTGGACTCCCTGCCACTCCTGGTGGAGCTCAGCCGCCTCCGCGCGGAGACGAGCAG GCTGCTGGAAGCATGGCTGGAGAAGGAGCgggagtggcagaggcagctgcgGAGGGCGCTTCAGGCCGCGGAGCAGGAGGCCAGGGCTCTGCAGGGATTCAAGCCCCTAG CCTTGGCCACGCgcccccaggggccccagcagGGGGCGGTGGACGCCCTCCTCGTTGACTGGTTACAGAGCCACGGAGCAGATGAGCATGCGACTGAGACG TTCCTGCAGCACGGCTTCACCCTGCCTGACCTGCTGACCTGCGCCACCCATGATGACCTGCGCTACACCGGCATCAG AGGGGGGCTGGTGTGCAGGCTGTGGAGAGCCATCCAGGAGCACCGGAAATCCCTCTTGCAGCAAGAAGCCGAGAGAGAGATGGGGCAGCCGCAGCCTCCCTGCGGCATTGGCCTTGCTGTGCCATAA
- the MAP3K6 gene encoding mitogen-activated protein kinase kinase kinase 6 isoform X3: MAGESRLAERAGSYWQDPLAMAIAPGKPLAGPQARRGSSCSRSRALSVVCVLNQGSGESLPLRCLRDACREARAELQTVPFGTLALGDPGPLDRFYNADVAVVEVSNSLCQPSLFYHLGVRESFSMTNNILLCCHTDLPDLQALKEDICQKNSDCSGTYTFIPYVVTAQNKVLCCDASTMKCLTELFQPSFNVEAFFTPLVGRLTKLLEATPTNSCGYFRETIRQDIRKAREMYSGEQLSRELANIQQRLDSVELLSLDIVMNLLLSYRDVQDYDAIIRLVETLQALPTCDVAEQHNIRFHYTFALERRNQPGDREKALSVLLPVVERPEGAAPDLYCMCGRIYKDMFIDSGLTDTEKRDQAYYWYSKAFDTEPSLHSGINSAVLLIAAGHQFETSVQLRQIGVKLSCLLSNKGSVEKMQHYWDVGFYLGSWILANDLSKVIRASEKLYKLNAPVWYLASVMETFLLYKHFKTCPEIKTPKQEQADFWMSFLLASCQPFVSTECCPVLILELTKILQPAQLTVRNCEAEKSMTLCHICPTEETGISSWTFPASSIRGISISKCDERCCFLYVLHTVEDFQLYFPTQHHCQWFCKLIHSFVAELAVVGEEAGNGLDEDLEYDYEYTETGDRVILGKGTYGVVYAGRDLSNQVRIAIKEIPERDSRYSQPLHEEIALHKRLRHRNIVQYLGSISQDGFIKIFMEEVPGGSLSSLLRSKWGPLKDNEPTIVFYTKQILEGLRYLHDNQIVHRDIKGDNVLINTYSGVLKISDFGTSKRLAGMSPCAETFTGTLQYMAPEIIDQGPRGYGKPADIWSLGCTIIEMATGNPPFYELGSPQAAMFKVGMFKMHPEVPDSMSGAAKTFILRCFEVDPDKRAPAAALLQEPFLTAPGRRKARSQAVPAAEGGAPGAASSPAPAAEGASEARNPSLPFQAPRTAAKSNSSSPVHISSEVAQRRSYLGTAEEPAGVDCSSSPVPEESGGMFLLKKDSERRATLHQILTEEQPSIVAALEEAQSQSWDGGRLSSEHIAQLVSCLKSYIRSPSRRQLSQDLLGLQAPLRAEGLSLHHVQVPLFCFQDTVKQLLRQHQIKPHWMFALDNLMGQAVQAAFTILMTELPVKPQRLLGKAHEGGIEEEVEEDPEVQGAPPPPSQPSVGRGSMETPSSGVGSSTSTDLGFHTAPVDSLPLLVELSRLRAETSRLLEAWLEKEREWQRQLRRALQAAEQEARALQGFKPLVPAARLHPA, from the exons ATGTGGCCGTGGTGGAAGTGAGCAACTCCTTGTGCCAGCCCTCGCTCTTCTACCACCTCGGGGTGCGGGAGAGCTTCAGCATGACCAACAACATCCTCTTGTGCTGCCACACCGACCTGCCGGACCTGCAGGCCCTCAAG gagGATATCTGCCAGAAGAACTCA GACTGCAGCGGCACTTACACCTTCATCCCCTACGTGGTGACGGCCCAGAACAAAGTCCTGTGCTGCGACGCCAGCACCATGAAGTGCCTGACTGAGCTCTTCCAGCCCAGTTTCAACGTGGAGGCCTTCTTCACCCCCCTGGTGGGGCGGCTCACCAAGCTGCTGGAGGCCacccccaccaactcctg CGGCTATTTCCGGGAGACAATCCGCCAGGACATCCGCAAGGCCCGGGAGATGTACAGTGGGGAGCAGCTGAGCCGGGAGCTGGCCAACATCCAGCAGCGCCTGGACAGCGTGGAGCTCCTCAGCTTGGACATTGTCATGAACCTTCTCCTGTCCTATCGGGATGTGCAG GACTACGATGCCATCATCAGGCTGGTGGAGACGCTGCAGGCCCTGCCCACCTGCGACGTGGCCGAGCAGCACAACATCCGCTTCCACTACACCTTCGCCCTTGAAAG GCGGAACCAGCCTGGGGACCGGGAGAAGGCCCTCTCTGTGCTCCTGCCCGTGGTGGAGAGGCCAGAAGGGGCGGCTCCTGATCTGTACTGCATGTGTGGCCGCATTTACAAGGACATGTTCATTGACTCCGGCTTGACGGACACGGAGAAAAGGGACCAAGCCTATTACTG GTACAGCAAAGCCTTTGACACGGAGCCAAGCCTCCACTCTGGGATTAACTCTGCTGTCCTGCTCATAGCAGCTGGGCACCAGTTCGAAACCTCCGTGCAGCTCCGGCAAATAG gcgtCAAGCTGAGCTGCCTGCTGAGCAATAAGGGCAGCGTGGAGAAGATGCAGCATTACTGGGATGTGGGCTTCTACCTGGGCTCCTGGATACTGGCCAACGACCTCAGCAAAGTCATCCGGGCCTCAGAGAAACTCTACAAGCTCAATGCTCCCGTCTG GTACCTGGCCTCCGTCATGGAGACCTTCCTCTTGTACAAACACTTTAAGACCTGCCCGGAGATCAAGACGCCCAAGCAGGAGCAGGCTGACTTCTGGATGAGCTTCCTGCTGGCATCCTGCCAGCCCTTCGTCTCCACAGAGTGCTGCCCG gTGCTGATTCTGGAGCTGACCAAAatcctgcagccagcccagctgACAGTGCGCAATTGCGAGGCTGAAAAGTCGATGACGCTGTGCCACATCTGCCCCACAGAGGAG ACAGGGATATCCAGCTGGACCTTTCCGGCTTCCTCCATCCGTGGAATCAG CATCTCCAAGTGCGACGAGCGCTGCTGCTTCCTGTATGTGCTGCACACGGTTGAGGACTTCCAGCTGTACTTCCCCACCCAGCACCACTGCCAATG GTTCTGCAAGTTGATTCACTCCTTCGTGGCTGAGCTGGCGgtggtgggtgaggaggcaggcAATGGCCTGGACGAGGACCTGGAG TACGACTACGAATACACAGAGACAGGCGACAGGGTGATCCTGGGCAAGGGGACCTATGGGGTCGTCTACGCCGGGCGGGACCTCAGCAACCAGGTGCGCATCGCCATCAAGGAGATCCCGGAGCGGGATAGCAG GTACTCGCAGCCCCTGCACGAGGAGATCGCCCTGCACAAGCGCCTGCGGCACCGGAACATCGTCCAGTACCTGGGCTCCATCAGCCAGGACGGCTTCATCAAGATCTTCATGGAGGAGGTGCCGGGAG GGAGCCTCTCGTCCCTCCTGCGCTCCAAGTGGGGCCCCCTGAAGGACAATGAGCCCACCATCGTGTTCTATACCAAGCAGATCCTGGAGGGTCTGCGCTACCTGCACGACAACCAAATCGTCCACCGGGACATCAAG GGAGACAACGTCCTTATCAACACCTACAGTGGGGTGCTGAAGATCTCTGACTTCGGGACCTCCAAGAGGCTGGCTGGGATGAGTCCCTGCGCCGAGACCTTCACAG GCACCTTGCAGTACATGGCCCCGGAGATCATTGACCAGGGCCCCCGAGGCTATGGGAAGCCAGCCGATATCTGGTCCTTGGGCTGCACCATCATCGAGATGGCCACAGGCAACCCCCCGTTCTATGAGCTGGGCAGCCCACAGGCCGCCATGTTCAAG GTGGGCATGTTCAAGATGCACCCCGAGGTGCCTGACTCCATGTCGGGGGCAGCCAAGACCTTCATTCTCCGGTGCTTTGAGGTGGATCCGGATAAGCGGGCGCCTGCCGCAGCCCTGCTCCAGGAGCCCTTTCTGACCGCACCCGGCAGGAGGAAAGCCAGGAGCCAGGCTGTgccagctgcagagggaggcgCACCAGGGGCAG ccagctctcctgcccctgcagcagaGGGGGCCAGCGAGGCCAGGAACCCCTCTTTGCCCTTCCAGGCCCCCAGAACAGCTGCCAAGTCGAACAGCAGCTCGCCCGTCCACATCTCCAGCGAGGTGGCCCAGAGACGCAGCTACCTGGG GACTGCTGAGGAACCAGCTGGTGTGgattgcagcagctcccctgtCCCCGAGGAGAGCGGCGGCATGTTCCTGCTGAAGAAAGACAGTGAGCGCAGGGCCACCCTGCACCAGATCCTGACGGAGGAGCAGCCCAGCATTGTGGCCGCCTTGGAGGAGGCCCAGAGCCAG AGCTGGGACGGGGGGAGGCTGTCCTCGGAGCACATCGCCCAGCTGGTGTCCTGCCTCAAGAGCTACATCCGCTCCCCcagccgccggcagctcagccagGACCTGCTGGGGCTCCAGGCCCCGCTGCGGGCGGAGGGCCTGAGCCTTCACCATGTGCAGGTGCCACTCTTCTGCTTCCAGGACACG GTGAAGCAGCTCCTACGGCAGCACCAGATCAAGCCGCACTGGATGTTCGCCCTGGATAACCTCATGGGCCAGGCCGTGCAGGCAGCTTTCACCATCCTCATGACAG AACTCCCGGTGAAGCCGCAGCGTCTCCTGGGCAAAGCCCATGAAGGTGGCATcgaagaggaggtggaggaagatCCAGAGGTGCAGGGAGCGCCTCCTCCACCGAGCCAGCCCAGCgtggggaggggcagcatggAGACCCCAAGTTCTGGTGttggcagcagcaccagcaccGACCTGGGCTTCCATACCGCCCCGGTGGACTCCCTGCCACTCCTGGTGGAGCTCAGCCGCCTCCGCGCGGAGACGAGCAG GCTGCTGGAAGCATGGCTGGAGAAGGAGCgggagtggcagaggcagctgcgGAGGGCGCTTCAGGCCGCGGAGCAGGAGGCCAGGGCTCTGCAGGGATTCAAGCCCCTAG TTCCTGCAGCACGGCTTCACCCTGCCTGA